One region of Tachysurus vachellii isolate PV-2020 chromosome 11, HZAU_Pvac_v1, whole genome shotgun sequence genomic DNA includes:
- the gpr37l1b gene encoding G-protein coupled receptor 37-like 1 has protein sequence MDQGSLRVIYSLTLVMFLGVCASGAKHKEKSGTTPWNLQEDQELFAQKKIFEDAVVSNFDQDEYHAAMTKVEYMEDADGGSVHTPSEEFSGTHPTPTPQSDLPNMSVTSSEDKDGSTGGTLTKNNDTEQDFTRIYNPLFPVTNSSYSAYGILFLALVVFAVGIVGNLAVMCIVWHNYFMRSAWNYILASLAFWDFLVLCFCLPVVVFNELTHKRLLGDFSCRVVPYMEVTSLGVTSFSLCALGIDRFHAATSSLPKVRRLERCQSILAKLSVVWVGSMVLAAPELLIWQLQQVQSPSLGVQVDVCIMSPYPNLPESIYSLIINYYDTRIWWYFGCYFCLPVVFTLLCQLATCHVSGDSGSSGKRAEDRSPSTKQKLQHAQQIERQLNCTVMALAVVYGVCALPENVCNLTLSYTSIQPSKDVLALLNLINQFFLFFKSSVTPVLLLCLCKTLGQAFMDCCCCCCEECKPSSSSSSQNIAESKHEVSTSIFFDKAKDSTTILSIGS, from the exons GctcaaaaaaagatttttgaggATGCAGTAGTTAGTAACTTCGATCAAGATGAATACCATGCGGCGATGACAAAAGTAGAATATATGGAGGATGCAGATGGAGGTTCTGTGCACACACCATCTGAGGAGTTTTCTGGAACTCACCCAACTCCAACACCTCAGTCAGACCTACCCAATATGAGTGTGACATCTAGTGAAGACAAAGATGGCAGCACTGGGGGAACCCTCACTAAAAACAATGACACGGAGCAAGACTTCACAAGGATCTACAACCCTCTGTTCCCAGTGACAAACAGCTCCTACAGTGCCTATGGGATTTTGTTTCTGGCCCTTGTTGTGTTTGCTGTAGGGATTGTGGGTAATCTGGCAGTCATGTGCATTGTTTGGCATAACTACTTCATGAGAAGTGCTTGGAACTACATCCTGGCCAGTTTGGCTTTCTGGGACTTCCTTGTCCTGTGTTTCTGCCTGCCTGTGGTGGTGTTTAATGAACTCACTCACAAACGGCTTCTGGGAGATTTTTCTTGCAGGGTTGTACCCTACATGGAG GTGACCTCACTAGGCGTGACATCCTTTAGTCTGTGTGCACTTGGTATCGACCGTTTTCATGCAGCCACCAGCTCCCTCCCAAAGGTCCGGCGGCTGGAGCGTTGCCAGTCTATCCTGGCCAAACTGTCTGTAGTGTGGGTCGGTTCCATGGTCCTAGCAGCACCAGAGCTACTTATATGGCAGCTACAGCAAGTCCAATCCCCTTCTCTGGGTGTCCAGGTGGATGTCTGCATCATGAGTCCATACCCAAACCTCCCAGAGTCCATTTACTCCCTGATCATCAACTACTATGACACTCGCATCTGGTGGTACTTCGGTTGTTACTTCTGCCTGCCTGTGGTCTTCACCTTGCTCTGCCAGCTGGCCACCTGCCATGTTTCCGGCGATAGCGGAAGCTCTGGCAAGCGGGCCGAAGATCGCTCTCCGTCCACAAAACAGAAACTACAGCATGCACAGCAGATTGAACGACAACTGAACTGCACTGTCATGGCACTGGCCGTGGTTTATGGGGTATGTGCGCTGCCTGAGAATGTATGCAACCTTACACTGTCATATACTTCCATACAGCCATCCAAGGATGTTTTGGCTCTCCTCAATCTGATAAATCAGTTTTTCCTGTTCTTTAAGTCATCTGTGACACCAGTGCTTttgctgtgtctgtgtaagACTCTGGGCCAGGCCTTTATGgactgctgttgctgctgctgtgagGAATGCAAACCTAGTAGCTCCTCTTCTTCCCAAAACATTGCTGAAAGCAAGCATGAGGTGTCCACATCTATTTTCTTTGACAAAGCCAAGGACAGCACAACCATTTTGTCTATTGGCAGCTGA
- the cry3a gene encoding cryptochrome circadian regulator 3a isoform X3, producing MAPNSIHWFRKGLRLHDNPALQEAVRGAATIRCVYFLDPWFAGSSNLGVNRWRFLLQCLDDLDSSLRKLNSRLFVIRGQPANVFPRLFKEWEISRLTFEYDSEPFGKERDAAIKKLAMEAGVEVIVKISHTLYNLDKIIELNGGQPPLTYKRFQTLISRMDPPEMPVETMSSNLMGCCVTPLSEDHGDKYGVPSLEELGFDTEGLPSVVWPGGETEALTRIERHLERKAWVANFERPRMNANSLLASPTGLSPYLRFGCLSCRLFYFKLTDLYRKVKKTSSPPLSLYGQLLWREFFYTAATTNPRFDKMEGNPICVRIPWDKNPEALAKWAEAKTGFPWIDAIMTQLRQEGWIHHLARHAVACFLTRGDLWISWEEGMKVFEELLLDADWSVNAGSWMWLSCSSFFQQFFHCYCPVGFGRRTDPNGDFIRRYLPILRGFPAKYIYDPWNAPDSVQTAAKCIIGVHYPKPMVNHAEASRLNIERMKQIYQQLSRYRGLGLLASVPSTHNGNGNGMVYSPGEQQSGNSTLAPAKSGSSVASGNRSGSILLNFDSEDQGPSRMQQQQKLGRVLHTAAQRVTCKRERESERDTEGDDTLVTSNKLQRQIAEVSTVHCTNGNQPGM from the exons ATGGCCCCAAATTCAATCCACTGGTTTCGGAAGGGCCTGCGTCTGCATGACAACCCTGCACTTCAGGAGGCAGTGCGGGGTGCAGCCACCATCCGATGTGTTTACTTCCTGGACCCCTGGTTTGCTGGGTCCTCCAACCTTGGGGTCAACAGGTggag atttctccTTCAGTGCCTAGATGATCTTGACTCCAGTCTCCGGAAGCTCAATTCACGCCTTTTTGTTATCCGAGGTCAACCAGCCAACGTTTTTCCACGACTGTTTAAG GAGTGGGAAATATCCAGGTTGACCTTTGAGTATGACTCAGAACCTTTTGGGAAGGAGCGGGATGCTGCTATTAAGAAGCTCGCAATGGAGGCTGGGGTGGAAGTCATTGTCAAGATCTCACATACGCTTTACAATCTGGACAA AATCATTGAGTTGAATGGTGGTCAGCCACCCCTCACCTACAAGCGTTTCCAGACTCTGATCAGCCGTATGGACCCACCAGAGATGCCAGTGGAGACCATGTCTAGCAACCTTATGGGCTGCTGCGTTACACCTCTATCTGAAGACCATGGGGACAAATATGGCGTGCCTTCTCTTGAAGAGCTGG GGTTTGACACGGAAGGACTACCCTCTGTTGTGTGGCCAGGCGGGGAGACAGAAGCATTAACAAGGATTGAGAGACACCTAGAGAGAAAG GCTTGGGTGGCCAACTTTGAGAGACCAAGGATGAATGCCAACTCCCTGCTGGCCAGCCCCACAGGCCTGAGCCCTTACCTTCGCTTTGGCTGCCTCTCCTGTCGCCTCTTCTATTTCAAACTCACAGATCTCTACAGAAAG GTAAAGAAGACCAGTAgccctcctctctccctctatggCCAGCTGCTGTGGCGAGAATTTTTTTACACTGCTGCCACCACTAACCCACGATTTGACAAGATGGAGGGCAACCCCATCTGCGTTCGTATTCCCTGGGATAAGAACCCAGAGGCACTGGCCAAATGGGCTGAGGCTAAGACTGGTTTCCCATGGATCGATGCAATCATGACTCAACTGAGGCAGGAAGGCTGGATCCATCACCTGGCTCGTCATGCTGTGGCTTGCTTTCTCACCCGAGGAGACCTATGGATCAGTTGGGAGGAGGGCATGAAG GTTTTTGAGGAGCTCCTACTGGATGCAGACTGGAGTGTGAACGCAGGCAGCTGGATGTGGCTCTCTTGTAGCTCATTCTTTCAGCAGTTCTTCCACTGCTACTGTCCAGTAGGGTTTGGTCGGCGTACTGACCCTAATGGGGACTTCATTAG ACGCTATTTACCTATTCTTCGAGGTTTTCCGGCCAAGTATATCTACGATCCGTGGAACGCCCCAGATTCGGTGCAGACTGCAGCAAAGTGCATCATTGGAGTCCATTACCCAAAGCCCATGGTGAACCATGCAGAGGCCAGTCGCCTTAACATTGAGAGGATGAAACAGATCTACCAGCAACTCTCCCGCTATAGAGGACTAG GACTTCTGGCCTCCGTGCCATCTACACACAACGGGAATGGGAATGGGATGGTCTACTCTCCAGGAGAACAGCAGTCTGGGAACAGCACACTAG CACCAGCCAAGTCAGGCAGCTCGGTTGCCAGTGGTAACCGGAGTGGAAGTATTTTGCTGAACTTTGACAGTGAGGACCAGGGACCAAGCAGAATGCAGCAGCAACAAAAGCTAG GACGTGTGCTTCACACAGCAGCACAACGTGTCACAtgtaagagggagagagaatcaGAACGAGACACTGAAGGAGACGACACCCTCGTCACCTCTAACAAGCTACAGCGACAAATAGCAGAGGTCTCTACTGTGCATTGCACCAATGGCAACCAGCCTGGTATG tag
- the cry3a gene encoding cryptochrome circadian regulator 3a isoform X1 — MAPNSIHWFRKGLRLHDNPALQEAVRGAATIRCVYFLDPWFAGSSNLGVNRWRFLLQCLDDLDSSLRKLNSRLFVIRGQPANVFPRLFKEWEISRLTFEYDSEPFGKERDAAIKKLAMEAGVEVIVKISHTLYNLDKIIELNGGQPPLTYKRFQTLISRMDPPEMPVETMSSNLMGCCVTPLSEDHGDKYGVPSLEELGFDTEGLPSVVWPGGETEALTRIERHLERKAWVANFERPRMNANSLLASPTGLSPYLRFGCLSCRLFYFKLTDLYRKVKKTSSPPLSLYGQLLWREFFYTAATTNPRFDKMEGNPICVRIPWDKNPEALAKWAEAKTGFPWIDAIMTQLRQEGWIHHLARHAVACFLTRGDLWISWEEGMKVFEELLLDADWSVNAGSWMWLSCSSFFQQFFHCYCPVGFGRRTDPNGDFIRRYLPILRGFPAKYIYDPWNAPDSVQTAAKCIIGVHYPKPMVNHAEASRLNIERMKQIYQQLSRYRGLGLLASVPSTHNGNGNGMVYSPGEQQSGNSTLAPAKSGSSVASGNRSGSILLNFDSEDQGPSRMQQQQKLGRVLHTAAQRVTCKRERESERDTEGDDTLVTSNKLQRQIAEVSTVHCTNGNQPELKGHIKLK, encoded by the exons ATGGCCCCAAATTCAATCCACTGGTTTCGGAAGGGCCTGCGTCTGCATGACAACCCTGCACTTCAGGAGGCAGTGCGGGGTGCAGCCACCATCCGATGTGTTTACTTCCTGGACCCCTGGTTTGCTGGGTCCTCCAACCTTGGGGTCAACAGGTggag atttctccTTCAGTGCCTAGATGATCTTGACTCCAGTCTCCGGAAGCTCAATTCACGCCTTTTTGTTATCCGAGGTCAACCAGCCAACGTTTTTCCACGACTGTTTAAG GAGTGGGAAATATCCAGGTTGACCTTTGAGTATGACTCAGAACCTTTTGGGAAGGAGCGGGATGCTGCTATTAAGAAGCTCGCAATGGAGGCTGGGGTGGAAGTCATTGTCAAGATCTCACATACGCTTTACAATCTGGACAA AATCATTGAGTTGAATGGTGGTCAGCCACCCCTCACCTACAAGCGTTTCCAGACTCTGATCAGCCGTATGGACCCACCAGAGATGCCAGTGGAGACCATGTCTAGCAACCTTATGGGCTGCTGCGTTACACCTCTATCTGAAGACCATGGGGACAAATATGGCGTGCCTTCTCTTGAAGAGCTGG GGTTTGACACGGAAGGACTACCCTCTGTTGTGTGGCCAGGCGGGGAGACAGAAGCATTAACAAGGATTGAGAGACACCTAGAGAGAAAG GCTTGGGTGGCCAACTTTGAGAGACCAAGGATGAATGCCAACTCCCTGCTGGCCAGCCCCACAGGCCTGAGCCCTTACCTTCGCTTTGGCTGCCTCTCCTGTCGCCTCTTCTATTTCAAACTCACAGATCTCTACAGAAAG GTAAAGAAGACCAGTAgccctcctctctccctctatggCCAGCTGCTGTGGCGAGAATTTTTTTACACTGCTGCCACCACTAACCCACGATTTGACAAGATGGAGGGCAACCCCATCTGCGTTCGTATTCCCTGGGATAAGAACCCAGAGGCACTGGCCAAATGGGCTGAGGCTAAGACTGGTTTCCCATGGATCGATGCAATCATGACTCAACTGAGGCAGGAAGGCTGGATCCATCACCTGGCTCGTCATGCTGTGGCTTGCTTTCTCACCCGAGGAGACCTATGGATCAGTTGGGAGGAGGGCATGAAG GTTTTTGAGGAGCTCCTACTGGATGCAGACTGGAGTGTGAACGCAGGCAGCTGGATGTGGCTCTCTTGTAGCTCATTCTTTCAGCAGTTCTTCCACTGCTACTGTCCAGTAGGGTTTGGTCGGCGTACTGACCCTAATGGGGACTTCATTAG ACGCTATTTACCTATTCTTCGAGGTTTTCCGGCCAAGTATATCTACGATCCGTGGAACGCCCCAGATTCGGTGCAGACTGCAGCAAAGTGCATCATTGGAGTCCATTACCCAAAGCCCATGGTGAACCATGCAGAGGCCAGTCGCCTTAACATTGAGAGGATGAAACAGATCTACCAGCAACTCTCCCGCTATAGAGGACTAG GACTTCTGGCCTCCGTGCCATCTACACACAACGGGAATGGGAATGGGATGGTCTACTCTCCAGGAGAACAGCAGTCTGGGAACAGCACACTAG CACCAGCCAAGTCAGGCAGCTCGGTTGCCAGTGGTAACCGGAGTGGAAGTATTTTGCTGAACTTTGACAGTGAGGACCAGGGACCAAGCAGAATGCAGCAGCAACAAAAGCTAG GACGTGTGCTTCACACAGCAGCACAACGTGTCACAtgtaagagggagagagaatcaGAACGAGACACTGAAGGAGACGACACCCTCGTCACCTCTAACAAGCTACAGCGACAAATAGCAGAGGTCTCTACTGTGCATTGCACCAATGGCAACCAGCCTG aGCTAAAAGGACATATCAAACTGAAGTGA
- the cry3a gene encoding cryptochrome circadian regulator 3a isoform X5, translating into MAPNSIHWFRKGLRLHDNPALQEAVRGAATIRCVYFLDPWFAGSSNLGVNRWRFLLQCLDDLDSSLRKLNSRLFVIRGQPANVFPRLFKEWEISRLTFEYDSEPFGKERDAAIKKLAMEAGVEVIVKISHTLYNLDKIIELNGGQPPLTYKRFQTLISRMDPPEMPVETMSSNLMGCCVTPLSEDHGDKYGVPSLEELGFDTEGLPSVVWPGGETEALTRIERHLERKAWVANFERPRMNANSLLASPTGLSPYLRFGCLSCRLFYFKLTDLYRKVKKTSSPPLSLYGQLLWREFFYTAATTNPRFDKMEGNPICVRIPWDKNPEALAKWAEAKTGFPWIDAIMTQLRQEGWIHHLARHAVACFLTRGDLWISWEEGMKVFEELLLDADWSVNAGSWMWLSCSSFFQQFFHCYCPVGFGRRTDPNGDFIRRYLPILRGFPAKYIYDPWNAPDSVQTAAKCIIGVHYPKPMVNHAEASRLNIERMKQIYQQLSRYRGLGLLASVPSTHNGNGNGMVYSPGEQQSGNSTLAPAKSGSSVASGNRSGSILLNFDSEDQGPSRMQQQQKLGRVLHTAAQRVTCKRERESERDTEGDDTLVTSNKLQRQIAEVSTVHCTNGNQPVELKGHIKLK; encoded by the exons ATGGCCCCAAATTCAATCCACTGGTTTCGGAAGGGCCTGCGTCTGCATGACAACCCTGCACTTCAGGAGGCAGTGCGGGGTGCAGCCACCATCCGATGTGTTTACTTCCTGGACCCCTGGTTTGCTGGGTCCTCCAACCTTGGGGTCAACAGGTggag atttctccTTCAGTGCCTAGATGATCTTGACTCCAGTCTCCGGAAGCTCAATTCACGCCTTTTTGTTATCCGAGGTCAACCAGCCAACGTTTTTCCACGACTGTTTAAG GAGTGGGAAATATCCAGGTTGACCTTTGAGTATGACTCAGAACCTTTTGGGAAGGAGCGGGATGCTGCTATTAAGAAGCTCGCAATGGAGGCTGGGGTGGAAGTCATTGTCAAGATCTCACATACGCTTTACAATCTGGACAA AATCATTGAGTTGAATGGTGGTCAGCCACCCCTCACCTACAAGCGTTTCCAGACTCTGATCAGCCGTATGGACCCACCAGAGATGCCAGTGGAGACCATGTCTAGCAACCTTATGGGCTGCTGCGTTACACCTCTATCTGAAGACCATGGGGACAAATATGGCGTGCCTTCTCTTGAAGAGCTGG GGTTTGACACGGAAGGACTACCCTCTGTTGTGTGGCCAGGCGGGGAGACAGAAGCATTAACAAGGATTGAGAGACACCTAGAGAGAAAG GCTTGGGTGGCCAACTTTGAGAGACCAAGGATGAATGCCAACTCCCTGCTGGCCAGCCCCACAGGCCTGAGCCCTTACCTTCGCTTTGGCTGCCTCTCCTGTCGCCTCTTCTATTTCAAACTCACAGATCTCTACAGAAAG GTAAAGAAGACCAGTAgccctcctctctccctctatggCCAGCTGCTGTGGCGAGAATTTTTTTACACTGCTGCCACCACTAACCCACGATTTGACAAGATGGAGGGCAACCCCATCTGCGTTCGTATTCCCTGGGATAAGAACCCAGAGGCACTGGCCAAATGGGCTGAGGCTAAGACTGGTTTCCCATGGATCGATGCAATCATGACTCAACTGAGGCAGGAAGGCTGGATCCATCACCTGGCTCGTCATGCTGTGGCTTGCTTTCTCACCCGAGGAGACCTATGGATCAGTTGGGAGGAGGGCATGAAG GTTTTTGAGGAGCTCCTACTGGATGCAGACTGGAGTGTGAACGCAGGCAGCTGGATGTGGCTCTCTTGTAGCTCATTCTTTCAGCAGTTCTTCCACTGCTACTGTCCAGTAGGGTTTGGTCGGCGTACTGACCCTAATGGGGACTTCATTAG ACGCTATTTACCTATTCTTCGAGGTTTTCCGGCCAAGTATATCTACGATCCGTGGAACGCCCCAGATTCGGTGCAGACTGCAGCAAAGTGCATCATTGGAGTCCATTACCCAAAGCCCATGGTGAACCATGCAGAGGCCAGTCGCCTTAACATTGAGAGGATGAAACAGATCTACCAGCAACTCTCCCGCTATAGAGGACTAG GACTTCTGGCCTCCGTGCCATCTACACACAACGGGAATGGGAATGGGATGGTCTACTCTCCAGGAGAACAGCAGTCTGGGAACAGCACACTAG CACCAGCCAAGTCAGGCAGCTCGGTTGCCAGTGGTAACCGGAGTGGAAGTATTTTGCTGAACTTTGACAGTGAGGACCAGGGACCAAGCAGAATGCAGCAGCAACAAAAGCTAG GACGTGTGCTTCACACAGCAGCACAACGTGTCACAtgtaagagggagagagaatcaGAACGAGACACTGAAGGAGACGACACCCTCGTCACCTCTAACAAGCTACAGCGACAAATAGCAGAGGTCTCTACTGTGCATTGCACCAATGGCAACCAGCCTG tagaGCTAAAAGGACATATCAAACTGAAGTGA
- the cry3a gene encoding cryptochrome circadian regulator 3a isoform X4, with protein MAPNSIHWFRKGLRLHDNPALQEAVRGAATIRCVYFLDPWFAGSSNLGVNRWRFLLQCLDDLDSSLRKLNSRLFVIRGQPANVFPRLFKEWEISRLTFEYDSEPFGKERDAAIKKLAMEAGVEVIVKISHTLYNLDKIIELNGGQPPLTYKRFQTLISRMDPPEMPVETMSSNLMGCCVTPLSEDHGDKYGVPSLEELGFDTEGLPSVVWPGGETEALTRIERHLERKAWVANFERPRMNANSLLASPTGLSPYLRFGCLSCRLFYFKLTDLYRKVKKTSSPPLSLYGQLLWREFFYTAATTNPRFDKMEGNPICVRIPWDKNPEALAKWAEAKTGFPWIDAIMTQLRQEGWIHHLARHAVACFLTRGDLWISWEEGMKVFEELLLDADWSVNAGSWMWLSCSSFFQQFFHCYCPVGFGRRTDPNGDFIRRYLPILRGFPAKYIYDPWNAPDSVQTAAKCIIGVHYPKPMVNHAEASRLNIERMKQIYQQLSRYRGLGLLASVPSTHNGNGNGMVYSPGEQQSGNSTLGRVLHTAAQRVTCKRERESERDTEGDDTLVTSNKLQRQIAEVSTVHCTNGNQPVELKGHIKLK; from the exons ATGGCCCCAAATTCAATCCACTGGTTTCGGAAGGGCCTGCGTCTGCATGACAACCCTGCACTTCAGGAGGCAGTGCGGGGTGCAGCCACCATCCGATGTGTTTACTTCCTGGACCCCTGGTTTGCTGGGTCCTCCAACCTTGGGGTCAACAGGTggag atttctccTTCAGTGCCTAGATGATCTTGACTCCAGTCTCCGGAAGCTCAATTCACGCCTTTTTGTTATCCGAGGTCAACCAGCCAACGTTTTTCCACGACTGTTTAAG GAGTGGGAAATATCCAGGTTGACCTTTGAGTATGACTCAGAACCTTTTGGGAAGGAGCGGGATGCTGCTATTAAGAAGCTCGCAATGGAGGCTGGGGTGGAAGTCATTGTCAAGATCTCACATACGCTTTACAATCTGGACAA AATCATTGAGTTGAATGGTGGTCAGCCACCCCTCACCTACAAGCGTTTCCAGACTCTGATCAGCCGTATGGACCCACCAGAGATGCCAGTGGAGACCATGTCTAGCAACCTTATGGGCTGCTGCGTTACACCTCTATCTGAAGACCATGGGGACAAATATGGCGTGCCTTCTCTTGAAGAGCTGG GGTTTGACACGGAAGGACTACCCTCTGTTGTGTGGCCAGGCGGGGAGACAGAAGCATTAACAAGGATTGAGAGACACCTAGAGAGAAAG GCTTGGGTGGCCAACTTTGAGAGACCAAGGATGAATGCCAACTCCCTGCTGGCCAGCCCCACAGGCCTGAGCCCTTACCTTCGCTTTGGCTGCCTCTCCTGTCGCCTCTTCTATTTCAAACTCACAGATCTCTACAGAAAG GTAAAGAAGACCAGTAgccctcctctctccctctatggCCAGCTGCTGTGGCGAGAATTTTTTTACACTGCTGCCACCACTAACCCACGATTTGACAAGATGGAGGGCAACCCCATCTGCGTTCGTATTCCCTGGGATAAGAACCCAGAGGCACTGGCCAAATGGGCTGAGGCTAAGACTGGTTTCCCATGGATCGATGCAATCATGACTCAACTGAGGCAGGAAGGCTGGATCCATCACCTGGCTCGTCATGCTGTGGCTTGCTTTCTCACCCGAGGAGACCTATGGATCAGTTGGGAGGAGGGCATGAAG GTTTTTGAGGAGCTCCTACTGGATGCAGACTGGAGTGTGAACGCAGGCAGCTGGATGTGGCTCTCTTGTAGCTCATTCTTTCAGCAGTTCTTCCACTGCTACTGTCCAGTAGGGTTTGGTCGGCGTACTGACCCTAATGGGGACTTCATTAG ACGCTATTTACCTATTCTTCGAGGTTTTCCGGCCAAGTATATCTACGATCCGTGGAACGCCCCAGATTCGGTGCAGACTGCAGCAAAGTGCATCATTGGAGTCCATTACCCAAAGCCCATGGTGAACCATGCAGAGGCCAGTCGCCTTAACATTGAGAGGATGAAACAGATCTACCAGCAACTCTCCCGCTATAGAGGACTAG GACTTCTGGCCTCCGTGCCATCTACACACAACGGGAATGGGAATGGGATGGTCTACTCTCCAGGAGAACAGCAGTCTGGGAACAGCACACTAG GACGTGTGCTTCACACAGCAGCACAACGTGTCACAtgtaagagggagagagaatcaGAACGAGACACTGAAGGAGACGACACCCTCGTCACCTCTAACAAGCTACAGCGACAAATAGCAGAGGTCTCTACTGTGCATTGCACCAATGGCAACCAGCCTG tagaGCTAAAAGGACATATCAAACTGAAGTGA
- the cry3a gene encoding cryptochrome circadian regulator 3a isoform X2: MAPNSIHWFRKGLRLHDNPALQEAVRGAATIRCVYFLDPWFAGSSNLGVNRWRFLLQCLDDLDSSLRKLNSRLFVIRGQPANVFPRLFKEWEISRLTFEYDSEPFGKERDAAIKKLAMEAGVEVIVKISHTLYNLDKIIELNGGQPPLTYKRFQTLISRMDPPEMPVETMSSNLMGCCVTPLSEDHGDKYGVPSLEELGFDTEGLPSVVWPGGETEALTRIERHLERKAWVANFERPRMNANSLLASPTGLSPYLRFGCLSCRLFYFKLTDLYRKVKKTSSPPLSLYGQLLWREFFYTAATTNPRFDKMEGNPICVRIPWDKNPEALAKWAEAKTGFPWIDAIMTQLRQEGWIHHLARHAVACFLTRGDLWISWEEGMKVFEELLLDADWSVNAGSWMWLSCSSFFQQFFHCYCPVGFGRRTDPNGDFIRRYLPILRGFPAKYIYDPWNAPDSVQTAAKCIIGVHYPKPMVNHAEASRLNIERMKQIYQQLSRYRGLGLLASVPSTHNGNGNGMVYSPGEQQSGNSTLAPAKSGSSVASGNRSGSILLNFDSEDQGPSRMQQQQKLGRVLHTAAQRVTCKRERESERDTEGDDTLVTSNKLQRQIAEVSTVHCTNGNQPGMS; the protein is encoded by the exons ATGGCCCCAAATTCAATCCACTGGTTTCGGAAGGGCCTGCGTCTGCATGACAACCCTGCACTTCAGGAGGCAGTGCGGGGTGCAGCCACCATCCGATGTGTTTACTTCCTGGACCCCTGGTTTGCTGGGTCCTCCAACCTTGGGGTCAACAGGTggag atttctccTTCAGTGCCTAGATGATCTTGACTCCAGTCTCCGGAAGCTCAATTCACGCCTTTTTGTTATCCGAGGTCAACCAGCCAACGTTTTTCCACGACTGTTTAAG GAGTGGGAAATATCCAGGTTGACCTTTGAGTATGACTCAGAACCTTTTGGGAAGGAGCGGGATGCTGCTATTAAGAAGCTCGCAATGGAGGCTGGGGTGGAAGTCATTGTCAAGATCTCACATACGCTTTACAATCTGGACAA AATCATTGAGTTGAATGGTGGTCAGCCACCCCTCACCTACAAGCGTTTCCAGACTCTGATCAGCCGTATGGACCCACCAGAGATGCCAGTGGAGACCATGTCTAGCAACCTTATGGGCTGCTGCGTTACACCTCTATCTGAAGACCATGGGGACAAATATGGCGTGCCTTCTCTTGAAGAGCTGG GGTTTGACACGGAAGGACTACCCTCTGTTGTGTGGCCAGGCGGGGAGACAGAAGCATTAACAAGGATTGAGAGACACCTAGAGAGAAAG GCTTGGGTGGCCAACTTTGAGAGACCAAGGATGAATGCCAACTCCCTGCTGGCCAGCCCCACAGGCCTGAGCCCTTACCTTCGCTTTGGCTGCCTCTCCTGTCGCCTCTTCTATTTCAAACTCACAGATCTCTACAGAAAG GTAAAGAAGACCAGTAgccctcctctctccctctatggCCAGCTGCTGTGGCGAGAATTTTTTTACACTGCTGCCACCACTAACCCACGATTTGACAAGATGGAGGGCAACCCCATCTGCGTTCGTATTCCCTGGGATAAGAACCCAGAGGCACTGGCCAAATGGGCTGAGGCTAAGACTGGTTTCCCATGGATCGATGCAATCATGACTCAACTGAGGCAGGAAGGCTGGATCCATCACCTGGCTCGTCATGCTGTGGCTTGCTTTCTCACCCGAGGAGACCTATGGATCAGTTGGGAGGAGGGCATGAAG GTTTTTGAGGAGCTCCTACTGGATGCAGACTGGAGTGTGAACGCAGGCAGCTGGATGTGGCTCTCTTGTAGCTCATTCTTTCAGCAGTTCTTCCACTGCTACTGTCCAGTAGGGTTTGGTCGGCGTACTGACCCTAATGGGGACTTCATTAG ACGCTATTTACCTATTCTTCGAGGTTTTCCGGCCAAGTATATCTACGATCCGTGGAACGCCCCAGATTCGGTGCAGACTGCAGCAAAGTGCATCATTGGAGTCCATTACCCAAAGCCCATGGTGAACCATGCAGAGGCCAGTCGCCTTAACATTGAGAGGATGAAACAGATCTACCAGCAACTCTCCCGCTATAGAGGACTAG GACTTCTGGCCTCCGTGCCATCTACACACAACGGGAATGGGAATGGGATGGTCTACTCTCCAGGAGAACAGCAGTCTGGGAACAGCACACTAG CACCAGCCAAGTCAGGCAGCTCGGTTGCCAGTGGTAACCGGAGTGGAAGTATTTTGCTGAACTTTGACAGTGAGGACCAGGGACCAAGCAGAATGCAGCAGCAACAAAAGCTAG GACGTGTGCTTCACACAGCAGCACAACGTGTCACAtgtaagagggagagagaatcaGAACGAGACACTGAAGGAGACGACACCCTCGTCACCTCTAACAAGCTACAGCGACAAATAGCAGAGGTCTCTACTGTGCATTGCACCAATGGCAACCAGCCTGGTATG aGCTAA